One Roseimaritima multifibrata DNA window includes the following coding sequences:
- a CDS encoding serine/threonine protein kinase has protein sequence MDPSTQPSSSADDPGPDSEPDREIAASSETESTKPVLPRLSPALPADTSTEEIPGQDLTPPDQGSAADLPIDDLVAAKTVIRKANGDGQSPLAGHTPAQIASVLLGYHLNHFQLNSLIGGGGMGAVFSAHDTRLDRTVAIKVIPRVGEDPDLLRRFRNEAQSAAKLDHPNIARVYDVGRHDEWHYIVFEFIEGTNVRDLVNRHGVLSIDEAVYFVRQVAEALEHAHLRGVVHRDIKPSNVLIRPDGQVKVVDMGLARTLQLEVSGDMTASGVTLGTFDYISPEQARDPRDADVRSDIYSLGCTLYFMLTGSPPYPGGTVLQKLLSHGNSPPPDPRDVRPEVSDDLVSILHKMLAKRPGDRYRRPIDLISDLAELARRENLTRSQGLSTVAISTGSSWLARLERHLPWITAAVLLVLSVAWLQLLSSVSAVDDSMPRPTSMASEPTRMASLRPKETNQPATDLLRKPSNMGEDLLATKPLVGPPAPSSSDEATQPPSIQQIPLPPGIVPETTRLEENLPSGAAMSSTISELTATRIRVGGISATTPDELRTNDLATALALANEHKIARIELAERLIVTEPLVIEQNNLVIAASDPGCQIQFENSPLLAMEHAVMVDIGSQRVRFENLQFVWKVPSNAVHGGALFRIAANRGVQFENCAITIENTFLRDPINAFWITPVPTSSEDQQTVSAASPPLVAIELLNVIVRGEMTLIRMDVAAQLQFRWENGLAAISQRLLETGGAITKPPAGRTQLKLVLKQITASLPTGLAQVNLGPSGSIPVVLDRVCTNSVFKTAPGFSHIEINGLSNLQDGPFVLLGGIGNHYDSGPGNSDQMVRLNDQADDSVLFRLSDLATNTPPAWMKEQAPQSIIHWSQPSPPSEKPLHLLTPEDFLQDGTVLPGFDIGLLPTLLPSATTPPDDPT, from the coding sequence TCTTCTTCGGCTGACGATCCAGGCCCGGACTCGGAACCGGACCGTGAAATCGCGGCCAGCAGCGAAACCGAGAGCACGAAACCCGTGCTGCCTCGTCTAAGCCCTGCGCTCCCTGCGGATACTTCCACCGAAGAGATCCCGGGCCAAGACTTAACGCCTCCGGATCAGGGAAGTGCTGCGGATTTGCCGATCGACGATCTGGTCGCCGCCAAGACGGTTATTCGAAAAGCGAACGGGGACGGGCAATCTCCTTTAGCCGGACATACGCCCGCTCAGATTGCGAGTGTCCTGCTGGGATACCATCTGAACCATTTTCAGCTGAACAGTTTGATCGGCGGGGGTGGAATGGGCGCTGTTTTTAGCGCCCACGATACGCGTCTGGACCGCACGGTCGCGATCAAGGTCATCCCTCGCGTCGGCGAAGACCCCGATCTGCTGCGAAGGTTCCGCAATGAAGCTCAGAGTGCTGCCAAGCTGGACCATCCCAACATCGCTCGCGTCTACGACGTTGGCCGACACGATGAATGGCACTACATCGTTTTCGAATTTATCGAAGGAACGAACGTTCGTGATTTGGTTAACCGCCACGGGGTCCTATCGATCGACGAGGCGGTCTACTTCGTCCGCCAGGTAGCCGAAGCGCTTGAACATGCCCATCTGCGTGGCGTCGTTCACCGCGACATCAAACCGTCCAACGTCCTGATCCGCCCGGACGGGCAGGTGAAGGTTGTTGACATGGGTTTGGCAAGAACGCTCCAGTTGGAAGTCTCCGGAGACATGACCGCCAGCGGCGTGACGCTGGGCACGTTCGACTACATTTCGCCGGAACAGGCCCGCGACCCTCGCGACGCCGACGTGCGAAGCGACATTTATTCCCTTGGCTGCACACTGTACTTCATGTTGACCGGCAGCCCGCCATACCCGGGTGGAACGGTCCTGCAAAAATTGCTCAGCCATGGCAATTCGCCTCCACCGGATCCTCGGGACGTGCGTCCAGAGGTAAGCGACGACCTGGTTTCCATTCTCCACAAGATGTTGGCAAAACGTCCTGGGGATCGCTACCGTCGTCCAATCGATTTGATCTCCGACCTGGCCGAACTAGCACGGCGCGAAAACCTGACTCGTTCGCAGGGATTATCGACCGTCGCGATCAGCACGGGCAGCAGCTGGCTGGCTCGTTTGGAACGCCACCTGCCGTGGATCACCGCCGCCGTTCTTCTCGTTCTAAGCGTCGCATGGCTACAGCTGCTCTCTTCGGTTAGCGCCGTCGACGACAGCATGCCGCGCCCCACCAGCATGGCCAGCGAACCGACGCGGATGGCTTCGCTGCGTCCTAAAGAGACAAACCAACCAGCAACGGATCTGCTACGAAAGCCCAGCAACATGGGTGAGGATCTGTTAGCGACGAAACCGCTGGTCGGACCACCGGCGCCATCATCGTCCGACGAAGCGACTCAGCCTCCAAGCATCCAACAAATCCCGCTCCCGCCTGGGATCGTCCCCGAAACGACTCGGCTGGAAGAGAACCTTCCCAGTGGCGCGGCGATGAGCAGCACGATCTCAGAACTTACCGCGACTCGGATCCGCGTCGGCGGGATTTCAGCCACCACGCCCGATGAACTTCGAACCAACGATTTGGCCACTGCATTGGCATTGGCAAACGAACACAAGATCGCTCGGATTGAACTTGCCGAACGGCTGATCGTCACCGAACCGTTGGTCATCGAACAAAACAACTTGGTCATCGCCGCGAGTGACCCTGGTTGCCAGATCCAGTTTGAAAATTCACCACTGTTAGCGATGGAACATGCGGTGATGGTCGACATCGGATCGCAGCGCGTGCGATTTGAGAACCTACAATTTGTGTGGAAAGTTCCCAGCAACGCCGTCCATGGTGGGGCTCTTTTTCGAATCGCCGCCAATCGAGGCGTCCAATTTGAAAACTGTGCGATCACGATCGAAAATACATTTCTTCGTGATCCGATCAACGCATTTTGGATCACCCCGGTCCCCACATCGTCCGAAGATCAGCAGACCGTTAGTGCTGCCAGCCCTCCGCTGGTCGCGATCGAGCTGCTGAACGTCATTGTCCGAGGAGAAATGACACTGATCCGGATGGACGTTGCCGCCCAGTTACAATTTCGCTGGGAAAATGGCCTGGCCGCGATTTCACAGCGGCTGCTGGAAACGGGCGGAGCGATCACCAAGCCTCCAGCGGGGCGGACTCAGCTGAAACTGGTCCTCAAACAGATCACCGCTTCGCTTCCTACCGGCTTAGCACAAGTCAACCTGGGCCCCTCTGGGTCGATTCCAGTGGTTCTAGACCGCGTCTGCACCAATTCGGTCTTCAAAACCGCTCCAGGATTCAGCCATATTGAAATCAACGGGCTAAGCAATCTGCAAGACGGCCCCTTTGTGCTCCTTGGCGGAATCGGCAATCACTACGACAGCGGCCCTGGAAATAGCGACCAAATGGTGCGATTAAACGATCAGGCCGACGACAGCGTTCTTTTTCGATTGTCCGATTTAGCGACCAACACCCCCCCAGCATGGATGAAAGAGCAGGCTCCGCAGTCCATCATTCACTGGTCTCAGCCGTCCCCCCCCAGCGAAAAACCGCTTCATTTGTTAACCCCAGAAGATTTTCTTCAAGATGGGACCGTCTTACCTGGATTTGATATAGGGCTTCTTCCGACCCTACTTCCTAGTGCAACGACCCCACCAGACGATCCTACCTAA